The DNA window TGGCCCAGGCCGGCGCCGTCAACGAGGTCTTCCCCTTCGCCTCGGTGACCAAGCCGATCGTAGCGTGGAGCGCCCTGATCGCCGTCGAGCGCGGCCTGCTGGGCCTGGACGACGCCGCCGCGCCGGATCTCCTGCCCGGGGCGACGATCCGCCACCTGCTGGCCCACGCCGGCGGGATCGCCTTCGATTCCGATGCCGTGCTGGCCCCGCCCGGGACCCGGCGCATCTACTCCAACCGGGGGATCGAGATCCTGGGGCGGCGGCTGGCCGAGGCGACGGGGACGGGCCTGGAGGAGTGGGTCGAGGCCGCCGTCCTGGAGCCGCTGGGGATGGCGAGCGTCCTCGTGCCGGGTTCGCCCGCGCACTCGGGGGAGGGCAGTGCGGCCGACCTGTCGGTCTTCGCCCGCGAACTGGCCGCGCCGAGGCTGGTGTCCGCCGGGCTGGCGGAGCGGGCCCGCACGGTCGCCTTCCCCGGGCTCGACGGCGTCCTGCCCGGGTACGGGCGCCAGCGGCCCAACGACTTCGGACTGGGGGTCGAGATCCGCGGGCGCAAGGCGCCGCACTGGACGGGGTCGGCCAACAGCCCGGCGACCTTCGGGCACTTCGGGCAGTCGGGGTCGTTCATCTGGGTGGATCCGGTGGCCGGGCGGCAGGCGGTGTTCCTGGGCGCCGAGCCCTTCGGCCGGGCGCACGCCGCGGCCTGGCCCGCCCTGAACGACCAGATCCTCGCCCTTTGACGTCCCGCCCGACCTCCCCGACGCCGGGATTGATCGAATCCCCCGCAGGGTCGGCCCGCTTCTTCGCCCTCTTCGCCGAGACGTGCATTCTGCTTTCGAGAACAACGGTTGGAACTGCACGCTCGAGTGCGAAGTGCACGTCTCGGCGTCGGCGGTGCCCGGGGAGGCCGACGCTGCGATCCGCGAGCACGTCGGGTAACCCGCGAGCACGTCGGGTAACCCGCGAGCACGTCGGGTAACCCGCGAGATCGCCACTTAACCCGCGAGCACGTCTGCTAGAGGTACGTGCTCGCGGGTTAAGTGACGTGCTCGCGCGTGGGGGCGCGTTCCCGCGGGCCTCGTCCGGTCGTCGGGGTGCCCGTCATGGTCGCCATCGGACCCGCAGCCGCCCTCCCCGGAGGGGCCGCGGCGGCGCTGTTTGTCCAAATCTGTTGCAAAGGCCCCGAGCGCACCGGGAAGCGCGAAGAGGATCGTTGATATTCCGCGCTTCTGCCCGCCGTCGATCCCGGCCCGGGGCGCCTTTGCAACAGATTCGGACACGCCTCCGCCCCGGACCGCCCCGATCGAGTCCCACACATCCCACACGCCTCAGTATTCCCGTTCTTCCGTGCGGCGAGGGGCCGCCCTGCGCCGCGGCGGCCGATAGGAGCGGAAAATGGCGCCCTGGGAGGATCGTTCCGGAGCGCACCTCGCATCGGTCTCATAAAAACCGCGGAATCGTGCGGAAGCCGCCGAGCACATCCGGTGTGCTCGCGCGAACGATCCTCCCAGAGCGCCAGAACCGGGCCCGGGAGCCGGATGAGACCGGATGGGGCCGTCGGCCGGGGGCTATCGGGCGAGGTCGCGGGCCGACAATGACGGGCGGGGCCGACAACCGAGGCCGTCGGGCGGGACCATGGAGCCGGCCGAAGTTGCCGGGGGCCGGATGGGGCCGACAACCGAGGCCGTCGGGCGGGGCCATGGGGAGCCGGGCGAGGTCGCCGAAGCCGGGCGGGGGTCAGGCGAGATCGACAATGACGGGGACGTGGTCGGAGGCCCCCTTGCCCTTGCGCTCGTCGCGGTCGATCGCCGCGCCGGTCACCCGCGCGGCCAGTGCGGCCGAGCCGTAGACGAAGTCGATCCGCATCCCCTCGTTCCTGGGGAAGCGCAGCCTCTGGTAGTCCCAGTAGGTGTAGTTGGTGACGCGCTCGCGGGTCACCTCGGTCAGCCCCGCCTCCGCGAGGGCGGCCAGGGCGGCGCGCTCGGGTGCCGAGACGTGCGTGGCCCCCTCGAAGACGCTCATGTCCCACACGTCCTCGTCCCGCGGCGCCACGTTCCAGTCGCCCGCGAGCGCCAGCACCCGGTCCGGGTCAGCCGCGAGCCAGTTGATGACGCAGTGCCGCAGCGCCTCCAGCCAGGCGAGCTTGTACTCGTAGTGGGGGTGGGTGAGCTCCCGCCCGTTGGGCACGTACAGGCTCCACAGCCGCACCGGTTCCGACGCCGCCGCTGGCCCCGGCCCCACTGCCGACCCCGCGGCCCCGGCCGCCCCGGCCTTCGGCGGCATGACGCGGTCCGTTGACGACCCCGCCCCCGCCGTCCCGCCCACGGTGGCCCCCAGCGCCCGCGCCTCGACCACCGCATCCGCCCCCTCCTTGGCGGCCCAGGCCGGCTGCCCGGGGAAGGAGGTGGCGACGTCGGCCAGCCCCACCCGGGAGGCGATCGCCACGCCGTTCCACTGGTTCAGCCCGTGGACGGCCACCTCGTAGCCGGCGGCCGCGAAGGCCTCGAGCGGGAACTGTTCCGGCTTGCACTTGGTCTCCTGCATCGCCAGGGCGTCGATGTTCTCGCGCTCGAGGAAGGCGATAATGCGGTCGACGCGGGTGCGCACGGAGTTGACGTTCCAGGTGGCCAGTCGCATGGGGGCAGGGTACCGGGCCGACGGCGCCCGCCGGTCGTCCGCCGCGATGGGGCCGGGGCGCCGGCGTCGCGAAAAAGGTGGCTCCCGCGCGCTTTTAGGCCGCCTGCCCCGTGCGGGCCGAAGGTCGGCATCATTGCGCCGATTTACGGTGGACGGTTGTGAGACCGGGGGCGCCGAAAAGTGCGCGGGAGCCGCTTTTCTGGATCGCCGGAGCCTGTGGAATGGTGCTTTGGGGGAGCCGATCCGCCCCGCTGGCGCTACCCTGATCTTTATGGGAACCGCACTTATTACCGGGGCCACTGCCGGCATCGGCCTGGAACTGGCCTGGCAGCTGGCGCAGGCCCACCATGATCTGGTCCTCGTCGCCCGCGACCGGGCGCGCCTGGAGACCGTCGCCGAGGAGCTGCGGCAGTTCGCCGGCGTGGGGGTGCAGGTCCTCGCCGCGGATCTGTCCGAGCCCGGTGATCTCGCCCGCGTCGCCGAGCGGGTGAGGGTAAGCCAGCCCGACGCCGACCTCCCGATCGCCGTCCCGTCCGCCTCCGCCGAGGCCGCCGCCGGCCCCGCCGAGGCCGACGCTGCTGCCGTTTCGTCCGCCGGCCCCGCCACCGACACCACCGCCCTTCCCGCCGACCACCTGCACACCACCGCCGAGGTCGAGGCCCGCCCCATCGACCTGCTCGTCAATAACGCGGGCTTCGCCGTCGGCCAGGACTTCGTCTCGGGGTCGATCGAGCAGGAGCGGCGCGCACTGGCGGTCATGGTGGGGGCCGTTATGGAGCTGACCCACGCCGCCGTACCGGGAATGGTGGCGCGCGGCCACGGCGCCGTCCTCAATGTCGCCAGCGTGACGGCGCTGACGGCCATGGGCACCTACGCGGCGCACAAGGCCTGGGTGCGGACCTTCACCGAGGGCCTGGCCAGCGAGCTGCGCGGCACCGGCGTGACCGCCACCGTCCTCAACCCGGGGCTCACGCACACCGAGTTCCACGCCCGGGCGGCCATGGACGAGTCCGCCTGGCCCGCCTTCGTGTGGTTGCAGGCCGACGACGTCGCCCGGCAGGCCCTGGACGCCGTCCGCCGCGGGCAGGTGATCTGTACGCCCTCGCTGCGCTACCAGATCGCGAACGCGGCGTTGCGGGCCAGTCCGCGCTGGCTGGTGCGCAGGGTGACCGGTCGCGCGAGCTCGGGGACTCGGACGGGGCCGGTCGCGGAGCCCTCGGACGCTCTCGCCGGGTGAGGCCCGTCCGCCGCTCTCGCCGCCGGGCGGGGTCGGAGGCGCAACCGGGTGAGGATCGCCTCTCGCCGGTCGGGATCCTTGGCGGACCCCGACCCCTATGGGACCATGGGCCCATGGCTTCCATTTTCTTCCACGGTTCCCCCGTCACCACGGTCGGCGAGCTGCCCGCCGTCGGCTCGCCCGCTCCCGCCTTCGAGCTCGTCGGGGCGGACCTGGCCCCTCTGCTCAGCGAGTCCCTCGCCGGCCGG is part of the Actinomyces sp. oral taxon 414 genome and encodes:
- a CDS encoding SDR family NAD(P)-dependent oxidoreductase; this encodes MGTALITGATAGIGLELAWQLAQAHHDLVLVARDRARLETVAEELRQFAGVGVQVLAADLSEPGDLARVAERVRVSQPDADLPIAVPSASAEAAAGPAEADAAAVSSAGPATDTTALPADHLHTTAEVEARPIDLLVNNAGFAVGQDFVSGSIEQERRALAVMVGAVMELTHAAVPGMVARGHGAVLNVASVTALTAMGTYAAHKAWVRTFTEGLASELRGTGVTATVLNPGLTHTEFHARAAMDESAWPAFVWLQADDVARQALDAVRRGQVICTPSLRYQIANAALRASPRWLVRRVTGRASSGTRTGPVAEPSDALAG
- a CDS encoding serine hydrolase domain-containing protein produces the protein MRPPAPGRPGPAPLEGDAAARALPALEGFGFPTAVVVTEGGRVLAQAGAVNEVFPFASVTKPIVAWSALIAVERGLLGLDDAAAPDLLPGATIRHLLAHAGGIAFDSDAVLAPPGTRRIYSNRGIEILGRRLAEATGTGLEEWVEAAVLEPLGMASVLVPGSPAHSGEGSAADLSVFARELAAPRLVSAGLAERARTVAFPGLDGVLPGYGRQRPNDFGLGVEIRGRKAPHWTGSANSPATFGHFGQSGSFIWVDPVAGRQAVFLGAEPFGRAHAAAWPALNDQILAL
- a CDS encoding exodeoxyribonuclease III, with amino-acid sequence MRLATWNVNSVRTRVDRIIAFLERENIDALAMQETKCKPEQFPLEAFAAAGYEVAVHGLNQWNGVAIASRVGLADVATSFPGQPAWAAKEGADAVVEARALGATVGGTAGAGSSTDRVMPPKAGAAGAAGSAVGPGPAAASEPVRLWSLYVPNGRELTHPHYEYKLAWLEALRHCVINWLAADPDRVLALAGDWNVAPRDEDVWDMSVFEGATHVSAPERAALAALAEAGLTEVTRERVTNYTYWDYQRLRFPRNEGMRIDFVYGSAALAARVTGAAIDRDERKGKGASDHVPVIVDLA